A region of Nitrospirota bacterium DNA encodes the following proteins:
- a CDS encoding methylenetetrahydrofolate reductase C-terminal domain-containing protein, producing MIVGQQKPFDEIWEMVKGFKKILVYGCNTCVAICHAGGGKEAEILTSMLRMKATQEGLDDMTVDHAAIERHCEPEFFEPLDEKVKGYDLVLSTACGVGVNFLADRLAGTIPVYPGINTSFYGGVPEAGFFVELCGGCGNCILHLTGGICPVVRCSKSLMNGPCGGTDKGKCEVSSETDCAWYLIVERMKKLGTLEKLFEIQPPRDWSTGTHGGPRRVSLEHIRAYEAEEEKKAALTGEGK from the coding sequence ATGATAGTAGGCCAGCAAAAGCCATTTGATGAGATCTGGGAGATGGTCAAGGGTTTCAAGAAGATCCTTGTATATGGATGTAATACGTGCGTGGCGATTTGTCATGCCGGCGGCGGCAAGGAGGCAGAGATTCTGACGAGCATGCTCCGCATGAAGGCTACGCAGGAAGGCCTGGACGACATGACGGTTGACCATGCCGCCATAGAACGCCATTGCGAGCCTGAGTTTTTCGAACCCCTTGATGAAAAGGTCAAAGGCTATGATCTTGTCCTCTCGACCGCCTGCGGGGTTGGCGTCAACTTTCTGGCAGATCGTCTTGCCGGGACCATCCCTGTTTACCCGGGGATCAATACGAGCTTTTATGGCGGGGTTCCGGAGGCAGGGTTCTTTGTGGAACTTTGCGGCGGATGCGGAAACTGCATCCTGCACCTTACTGGCGGCATCTGCCCTGTTGTGCGCTGTTCCAAGTCGCTTATGAACGGCCCCTGTGGCGGAACGGACAAAGGAAAGTGCGAGGTGAGCAGCGAGACTGACTGCGCCTGGTATCTTATTGTAGAGAGGATGAAGAAGCTCGGCACTCTCGAAAAGCTGTTCGAGATCCAGCCGCCGCGTGACTGGTCGACCGGTACGCATGGCGGTCCGCGCAGGGTGTCGCTTGAGCACATTCGGGCCTATGAGGCTGAGGAAGAAAAGAAAGCGGCATTAACGGGGGAGGGCAAATAG
- a CDS encoding hydrogenase iron-sulfur subunit, protein MVSTIEKPHDIPASWEPNVLAFACHYCAFAAADLAGVMRLSYPPNVKIIRLPCTGKLDHIHILRAFERGVDGVFVAGULVGQCHYLEGNKFAARRIEYAKKLLAKVGIDPARIEMYNLSAAQGPRWAEICTNFTEKIRQMGPSPIWLAKYKGK, encoded by the coding sequence ATGGTTTCGACCATAGAAAAGCCACACGATATACCTGCTTCATGGGAGCCGAATGTGCTTGCCTTTGCCTGCCACTACTGCGCCTTTGCCGCAGCTGACCTTGCAGGCGTCATGAGGCTTTCCTATCCGCCAAACGTGAAGATCATCCGGCTGCCCTGCACCGGGAAGCTCGATCATATTCATATCCTTCGTGCTTTTGAGCGCGGCGTAGACGGTGTCTTTGTGGCCGGTTGACTGGTCGGACAATGCCATTACCTGGAAGGTAATAAGTTCGCAGCAAGAAGGATAGAGTACGCGAAGAAGCTTCTGGCAAAGGTCGGCATAGACCCGGCCAGGATCGAGATGTACAATCTGTCGGCAGCCCAGGGACCAAGATGGGCTGAGATATGCACAAACTTTACAGAGAAGATACGGCAGATGGGGCCGTCTCCCATCTGGCTGGCAAAATATAAAGGGAAATAA
- a CDS encoding CoB--CoM heterodisulfide reductase iron-sulfur subunit A family protein, translating into MSLLSNSTKRGSVLIVGGGIGGMQAALDLADSGFKVHIVQRDPSIGGTMVMLDKTFPTGDCAMCMISPKMVEAGRHLNIDVHTLAEVTSVEGEAGDFKVKVKLAPRYVDADKCTGCGDCEVKCPKKVVSEFDQNLGQRKAVYSLFPQAVPNTRAIDAGNCLCLNDPDKKRCRLCEKACKAGAINYEDKGKEIELNVGAVILSPGLERYDARVRQELGLGRWPNVVSSIQFERILSASGPYKGVVQRPSDQKHPKKVAWIQCVGSRDNRNANPWCSSVCCMYATKQSIIAKEHDKNIEPTIFYMDLRAFGKDFDKYVERAKNEYGVRYQRAMVSAVREEPGTGNLLLKYAAEDGKLATENFDMVVLSVGFQPHCDAEAFAQTFGIDTNQYLFPKTSPFAPVRTSRDGIFVAGIYQGPKDIPETVLQGSSVAGSVMALLAEARGTETVEKELPPEKDVSGEAPRIGVFVCHCGTNISSTVNIDEVVNAVKDQPGVTYVTNTIYACAQDNQDMIKQTIKDQNLNRVVIASCTPRTHEKLFQETIREAGLNKYLFDLADIREQCSWCHKGQNEVATKKAIGIVKMSVAKSRLQEPLHSETVGVTPACLIIGGGIAGMTAALSLADQGFPVHIIEKDNELGGLVKHVYRTLEGLDVQEFLKDRIEAVKEHPKITVHTGVEVKKTDGFVGNFNTVLTDGSTVDHGAVILATGGVEYQPTEYLYGQSPNVITQRQLEKTIADGLNPAAGERYVMVQCVGSREEPNQYCSRVCCQDAIRNAIAIKERNAEAEVVIIYRDMRTYGLREDYYKKARDLGVIFVRYDVDKKPQVEQAGNRINVKTWDFMLNKDISFDADRLVLSTGLRPHPTTDQVGAMYKVTRNPDGYFLEAHVKLRPVDFPSEGLFVAGLGHAPKNIDETVTQALAASGRAGVVLSHERLAVSGIIAKHKRELCMSCLSCMRVCPFGSPYIDEDGKISHNEVKCMGCGICAGICPAKAFQVNNFRDDQILAMIDAAVESEAGVVN; encoded by the coding sequence GAAGGTGAAGCTCGCCCCCCGGTACGTTGATGCTGACAAATGCACAGGCTGCGGCGACTGCGAGGTCAAATGCCCGAAGAAGGTGGTAAGCGAGTTTGACCAGAACCTTGGCCAGAGAAAAGCGGTGTATTCGCTTTTTCCCCAGGCGGTTCCCAATACAAGGGCTATTGATGCGGGCAACTGCCTCTGCCTGAACGATCCTGACAAGAAACGCTGCCGTCTCTGCGAAAAGGCATGTAAGGCAGGCGCGATCAATTACGAGGACAAGGGCAAAGAGATAGAACTCAATGTCGGCGCCGTCATTCTGAGCCCTGGCCTTGAGAGATACGATGCACGGGTAAGGCAGGAACTCGGCCTCGGCCGCTGGCCGAACGTGGTCTCATCCATACAGTTCGAACGCATCCTTTCTGCTTCCGGCCCGTACAAAGGCGTTGTGCAGAGACCTTCTGACCAGAAGCATCCGAAGAAGGTGGCCTGGATACAGTGTGTCGGATCAAGAGACAACCGTAATGCAAACCCCTGGTGCTCGTCGGTCTGCTGCATGTACGCCACAAAGCAGTCGATCATCGCAAAGGAACATGACAAGAATATAGAACCGACCATCTTCTATATGGATCTGCGGGCCTTCGGCAAGGATTTTGACAAATACGTTGAGAGGGCAAAGAACGAATACGGGGTCAGATACCAGCGTGCCATGGTCTCGGCCGTTCGTGAAGAGCCCGGCACCGGGAACCTGCTCCTCAAGTATGCTGCTGAGGATGGCAAGCTTGCCACAGAGAACTTTGATATGGTGGTCCTCTCCGTAGGATTCCAGCCGCATTGCGACGCAGAGGCCTTTGCACAGACCTTTGGTATTGATACGAATCAGTATCTCTTTCCAAAGACATCTCCCTTTGCGCCGGTCAGGACGTCTCGCGACGGTATTTTTGTTGCCGGCATTTATCAGGGACCGAAGGATATCCCTGAGACGGTCCTACAGGGCAGCAGCGTTGCCGGTAGTGTCATGGCCCTGCTTGCCGAGGCGAGGGGAACAGAGACGGTTGAGAAAGAACTGCCGCCGGAGAAGGACGTATCAGGTGAAGCTCCGCGGATAGGCGTTTTTGTCTGTCATTGCGGCACGAACATTTCATCAACCGTAAACATCGATGAGGTGGTCAATGCGGTGAAAGACCAGCCCGGCGTTACCTACGTCACCAATACGATTTATGCCTGCGCCCAGGACAATCAGGACATGATCAAGCAGACGATCAAGGACCAGAACCTCAACAGGGTTGTTATTGCGTCCTGCACGCCGCGGACCCATGAGAAGCTTTTTCAGGAGACGATCCGTGAGGCAGGTCTGAACAAGTATCTCTTTGACCTCGCAGACATTCGCGAGCAGTGTTCCTGGTGCCATAAGGGCCAGAATGAAGTTGCAACAAAGAAGGCGATTGGCATCGTGAAGATGTCCGTAGCAAAGTCGCGTCTTCAGGAACCGCTCCATAGCGAGACTGTGGGCGTAACACCAGCCTGTCTTATCATCGGCGGCGGCATTGCCGGAATGACTGCTGCTCTCTCGCTTGCTGATCAGGGTTTCCCGGTGCATATTATCGAGAAGGACAATGAACTCGGCGGTCTTGTAAAACATGTGTACCGGACACTTGAAGGGCTTGATGTTCAGGAATTCCTGAAGGACCGGATCGAGGCGGTCAAGGAGCATCCCAAGATCACGGTGCATACAGGCGTTGAGGTGAAGAAGACCGATGGGTTTGTCGGTAATTTCAACACTGTGCTGACCGATGGAAGCACGGTGGACCACGGCGCTGTCATTCTTGCAACCGGCGGCGTCGAATACCAGCCAACAGAATATCTGTATGGACAGAGTCCGAATGTGATCACACAGCGACAGCTCGAAAAGACGATTGCCGACGGCCTGAATCCGGCAGCGGGTGAGCGTTATGTGATGGTCCAGTGCGTCGGATCACGCGAAGAGCCTAATCAGTACTGCTCGCGTGTTTGCTGCCAGGATGCGATCAGGAATGCGATCGCGATCAAGGAGCGGAACGCTGAGGCAGAGGTCGTGATCATCTATCGTGACATGAGGACCTATGGTCTGCGCGAGGATTACTACAAAAAGGCGCGTGACCTGGGTGTTATCTTTGTCCGTTATGATGTTGATAAAAAACCGCAGGTGGAGCAGGCAGGAAACAGGATCAATGTGAAGACCTGGGACTTCATGCTCAATAAGGATATCTCGTTTGATGCAGATCGGCTGGTGCTATCGACCGGCCTGAGACCTCATCCGACTACTGATCAGGTTGGTGCGATGTACAAAGTTACGCGTAATCCTGACGGCTATTTCCTTGAGGCGCATGTGAAGCTCCGTCCTGTTGACTTCCCGAGCGAAGGTCTTTTCGTTGCCGGGCTCGGCCATGCGCCGAAGAATATCGATGAAACAGTCACACAGGCGCTTGCTGCGTCTGGCCGTGCTGGCGTTGTGCTTTCTCACGAGCGGCTTGCTGTTTCAGGCATCATCGCAAAGCATAAGCGCGAGCTCTGCATGTCCTGTCTGAGCTGCATGAGGGTCTGCCCGTTCGGTTCTCCCTACATCGACGAAGACGGCAAGATATCGCACAATGAGGTCAAATGCATGGGCTGCGGCATCTGTGCAGGCATATGTCCTGCAAAGGCGTTTCAGGTGAATAACTTCCGGGATGACCAGATCCTTGCCATGATCGATGCCGCAGTCGAGTCAGAGGCCGGGGTGGTGAACTGA